The genomic window GTGCaaatctatgcatgtttactcagaagcaagtcccattcagTTCTCAAGGAAACTCTCCCAACTAACTGTGCATCAGATTATAGCTtgggactgcaatcctatgcacatttcccccaagATTGCACAGCTGGTATTAGAATTAGGTGTGTGACAGTGTTTAGCTCATGCCATTAGATGCAAAACATGTACATTCTGGGTTATAAGGAAAGCCATGTTAGAAGTTTTTTTTCCAATGTAACTTTAGCAGGGCACACTACCAGACCTTCAGAAAGATGTGTTTGGTTTCTTAAATGCTTATACTACGGCACACGCTTGCTCATTCACCGCAACCAAGGTACAAGCTTGAACCCATAACACCTTGCATTGCTCAGAGATTGACACATTACAGAATGACCATTCTGGCCTGTATTGTGAGTTTTGTTAAGGATGTCAGGAATTGTGATTGCAAACATATCATTTCCATAGTACCAGCCTCCACCCATATCTTCCACCGAACATTTagtgtgttgttttaatgggattcctttattgtatatttgaatGATGAGTTTATGTTTAAgtgttttaatgggatttttattgtgaattttaatcatttatattttaatgcttgtgCAACTGATTTTTagacttgtaaaccacttagaaccCTGTTTTGGCATTAAGGGGTATATAAATGAATAactacagcagcaacaacatgtaGAAATAGGGGGCAGTGAGTGCAGTCCAGCCCAGTGAGCCCACACACATTCAATGAATGCATTTTGAAGACATGTAacaggggactcagctacattcagGCAATTATATTGTTAAACATGCGACACCAGATGGTACTGTAGTGTCTGAACCTTTGTCAATGTGATTTTCCATTATGAGCTTTAGAACACGTTTTCCTGTAATGCTTTTTTATGTTTCTAGATCCAGCCAGGATTCCATGTGCACAGAACAGAAATATATGAAGTTGTTTTTTGCTCAGTGTATGAGCAGCAAATGCTGTCCAAAAGGGCATGGGCTGTGTCTGGGAAGCTTACAGGATTTGGTAGCATGAGTGTTTTCCAAATCTATTTATCATTCTTCTTCCGCCTGCTTGTCTCTCAGACCAAAGTCCATCTGATTAACTCTGCTCTTATTTGCTtttagataaaatacaaaaccgtgtatatctctggatagaaatgtattaatatagaactaaactgacaatatcatcatacaaaaagcattcatagatatttcctcagaggcaaagcctatatatgctttaaaacatcaaagtgctgattcaaagtgcaatatacaaagtgcaaaataatgttaaaaatggttatgcaaaagtctataagacgcATGAGTCCatcctcccaatgttggagaaggttacacaaagtcactcaaacatgtgggtatgtcctcccgacgggtggccagcttcaaatcttcccgtttcaccagcagttttgtcaaggtctggacttcattatcaaatcagaactaggatattaaacttagctaagctattcaaattgactcagactcccatcattccaatatagctCTTATTTGCTTTTAGGCTGAAACAACTTCTTTACTCCAATAACATCTTGAGGCCACAGTACAAGTTTGTGGAGAGTGGACTTTTTCAGATGTGGGAGGCCAGCAGGACAGTTGTGGAAGCCCTCAAAGATCCAGCTGTTATCCAAGCTACATGTCCCTGTAACCCTAATGGTAGGTGAACTTCTTCACTTTGCAGCCTGCATGAAGAAGAGAGCTTGGTTATTGTTATCTGGTTAATTTAATGTTCACCTCTTCTAATCAAAGCCCAGCTTTTGTATCtgtctgcagggaggaggtgaaataGGTTTATTTGCCATGTCCTGGATCAAGATGCACAAAACAAACCGTCCTCCAAAAACATAGGAGGCCTTCTGACATCCCACCGCTATATGTGGCAAATGAGTGATTATATCTTGAACATTTCCAATACTTAATGTTTGTATCTGAATATTTTGTTCAGCCCACCTGCTGTTAAAAGCAAAGTTCATTTTTGCTACAGTTttaaccattttcttttttaGTCTTGGATGTTTGAACCCCATTTCTGTTAACGTTTCCACTCCCCGCCCCTCattccagttttcttttttctcgCTCTCTACCACCAGAGGTCTGTCCTCTCACCTGCACTGGTCAATTAGCccttctcagtgcttttttctgggggtatgcatacccctaaacattttgtgaatctttgtgtttttgtccatttactgtatttttcttgatttgaactataaaatggtgatttttcttgagttaaaatgagagtaaccctaaacacacacacacacacacacacacacaccactgccccTTATTATTTTTCTCTATAGGCCAGAAATGGGGTCTTAGATGCAGGTGCACCATCCATTATAGCTGTCTGCCATCAGCTTGGAAAAAGTGGCACCAGCATCACATACCTACCTCTGATACTCAATCCACACATGCAGCACAATAAGATAGTAGAGTGGGCTGGAAGTGAGAGAGATTATTTTTGTTCATGCTTcccccattattttttaaaagcttcccatAAATAAAGAAGTAGCATATTTGCAAAAGGCAACTGAGCTCCTTGCTGTGCTAGTTTTCTGTGTACAAGGACTTGTTTctacagaatattttaaaaatgtgattcatCCACCTGTAATCCTGAAGTAGTAGCTGCCTCAGAAGTCAACCATTTTATTCTTGACTCATTTAGCTGCATGTCAGGTCAGAGTCTGCATCCACGGACAGGAGGAGAGATGCGGGTATTCTCTCAGCCCAATTCCCATTCATGATCCTGCTTGTGCGGGCCTTATATGTTTTCTCCAGAAAGGTGCGGGAAAGGACCTCAGACAATGGCAATCCCTCACCAGGGAGAAGGGTCACAAATTGAAAGGAAAGATTGGCTTAAGGGCCGCATCATGTTGTGCAGGCTTGGCCTAGCAGTATGGTGAACAAAACGCTTTGTATGTCTAATATAACATTTCTGTTATCTTACAGCGGAAATTGTTGTCAATACCAAGTGGCTGGTAGCAGTTTTCTATGCAGCTCTAAATAGCTACACATGGCAGTGTGTACCCTACATGAGAGCCCTATTCTTCCTCAATGAAGCGTGTTTTCCTGCAAAAGCTAGTACCACCTCCTTAGATAATAAAATGGAATCGTCAGAGCTAGTTTGTGAAAACTTCATCAACCAAGCCTTCGCTTCCACCCTAGAATGTAGTAAGTAAGTATGACAAACTGGAAATAGTATTTACTCTTGACCTACTgagcattttaaaaagtggatgGAGCTTCATCTATGCATGATACTTTATTAGAAACATGCTTTCCAAGTAAAATAATCCTATGTTCTTCAATCCTGATGACCCAACCCCCCATTTTCTTGTTCTCTAAACCTTTCTCAGTTTAAACTTCCAGAAGACATAGAGTTTATACAGTATATGGTTAGTTTAACATTTGGGGTTAGTGTCTGCTCTTGAGGCAGGGTTAAACCTAAAGTTAGGCAGTTGCGTGGAAGTTGTTGGAAATGTTTCCATGTGGTAGTGAGTTCCTAACACTGAAAAACTCACGCATCCTGTGTATAGTCCTGGTTGTGTGTGGGGTTGCTATACCATTGCCATGGCCACTAAATATATGCAGCACTGGCATGGGACTCTGGTGTGCAAGAATGGATGCTACCTTTCCCCATGCTTCAGTTCAGCTGAAAATCCCCATCCAGACTGTTATTGGCTTAGAGGTAAAGCTTCTATTGACTGTTATTGCTAAAAGGGAAGAAACATTAAGGTGACATTTAACCAAATACTTGTACTAGCGCAATAggatttcctttcctctctctgcacatgccccatgAATCTGCTTGTGAGGGTTGGGAAACCCCCCAGCACAGATTTAGGGGATGCATGGAGAAAGGGGGGTATGTTTTGTTGCACAGggagaaatccttgcattgatggAACGTTCACCTTAGCGCTAtgttgaatttgttgttgttgttgttgttcagtcgttcagtcgtgtccgactcttcgtgaccccatggaccagagcacgccaggcacgcctatccttcactgcctcccgcagtttggccaaactcatgttagtagcttcgagaacactgtccaaccatctcatcctctgtcatccccttctctttcccaacatcaggatcttttctagggagtcttctcttctcatgaggtggccaaagtactggagcctcaacttcaggatctgtccttctagtgagcgctcagggctgatttctttgagaatggataggtttgatcttcttgcagtccatgggactctcaagagtctcctccaatgCATTTAATGCCATCTCTGTTGTGGACTGACCaagagaaggcagcttcccagcTGTGCAGTACATtctgttctttgttctttttgtCTTGTTTTCTTTTAGCAGCCCTtccatagaaagaaagaaaaaagtggttAGCAAGTTAAATATTAAATCTTCCCATTTTTATCTGCAAGACCTCTATAACAACAAAATTATAAGGATAGAATGGTGGCATTTATATGTGCGGAAGTTGCCCCGGGTTGTTTGACCCCTTTATAAAATatcattctctttttctctcctagAAAAAACTGTGCAAGATTCTCTATTTAGAGTTTAAACATAACACATTACTTTACTTGGTATGCTAactaactgggggggggaggggactccTACTGTGGTGACATCATATAATTCTATACTACATTAACTCTTTCCATAGAATTTTGGATGCACCACTCCCACAAGAATTTGGTTTTGAATATGTGTTCAGTGACCTATATATAAATGTTTTCTGTTCCCCTAGTACTTTCCCATTGTTTGACCTGACAGCTGTACAGCAAAGGGACTCACCTTTCAGCCAGTTTATTGAATCAACTACATCTTTCCAGAAAGTTGCTTTATTATATCATAACTTGATTGCCGAATTATCCACAAACATTGAAGACTCCACGAGCACTGTCTCTAAGAAGACATCTCTTTCAGCTGTGCTACTGAACCCCACCAAGACTTTGATTCATGGCATAGATGGGACTTTTATAAGCAAAGTAGAAGAGGGATCTAGTTCTGATTCTGAAGAGACATAAATTAACTATGGTGTGATTCCAATCAGGAAGAAGTAGGAAAGGTACTGCTTTTAATATTACCAGTAGTACTAAAAACTATGTAAATATTAAGTAACTACTACCTTTTCTAACCACATACAGTTCAGGAATCCAAATAGTGATTTGTAATGAAAATATATATCaattgggtgtgggtgtgataTTTAGCAATGGAAAGTTTGTAACAGAGGCTAAGCAGGGAAGAATTACAGTACTAGAAACAATCTCAGGAATAACATGTTTTTAAATCTAATCTATGCTATGGTATGGTAAAATAATGTGAGAAGAAACACTAATATAATTATTAGCCATTTGTTCTTTCGCCTCTCATGTAGCTAAACCTGTACTCCTTCATCTGCCACTGTTTTTGTCTAAAACTCATAGCTGAATGCAAGTGGTTTGAATAAATAACATTTGCAATACAATGGTGATGTGCAGTTACCTCAGTTCAGGATAAATGGAAAACAGGAACATCACTTTTTGGCTGAAGCTAAGCACGATCACTTGAAAATATATTCAACGAAAAACTGTGGAACACAACTTCTAAGCAATCCAATGAACACATTGCTCCATTGCTTCATGAATAAAAATTTGTGTGAACGCAGCCTATGAAGCAAAATCCATATTTTATGAACTCAAAGATGAATACAAAAATCTGTGGCATAAAATGTAAATATCCAAAACCATAGATtcacagttttttattttataaaaacacTTGGCATTTACTATACACTTCATATAGGTAATCTAGGTAATCCTTACAAATGGGTACTGTAGATGAAGATACTACAGATGAGGGATGGTTGCTTGACTAAGGCTAAATGGTGAGATCATGGCTGGGGCAAAGTTTTAATCGTGGCTTTCACAGTGCATGTTCACAGCCATCACACTACAATCTGGCTCACACGCTGTTAAGACAAACCATGGCTCCAATGACAATATACatactgtacagtcaaaccttggatcccaaacacctccTTTTCGGAACTTTTCGGCTCTTGAAcgaccaaaacccagaagtaaatgctctggttttcgaatgtttttcagaagctgaatgtccaatgcggcttccgcttgagtgcaggaagctcctgcagccaattggaaaccgcaccttggttgttgaacatttcggaagccgaacaggcttccagaatggattgtgttcgacaactgaggcttgactgtacagtggtacctcgggttacatacgcttcaggttacatactccactaacccagaaataatgcttcaggttaagaactttgcttcaggataagaacagaaatcgtgctttggcggtgcagcagcagcgggaggtcccattagctaaagtggtgcttcaggttaagaacagttttaggttaagaacagacctccagaacaaattaagtacataaccagaggtgccactgtactgctAATGTGCTGcactaagctaaaccatggtttggctcatTGATCCCTGGGCTCATGGTTTTGTTCTCTCCACACTGACCACAAGTGTTAAGATTTGCCCTAAGATTTACAGTTTATGGTTTGCCCAGGGTACCTAAATTATGAGCCTGTGTTTGCACGACATTATAAGCCAGACCATGTCTTAGCTCAGTGCAGTAGCAGAAAGAGCAGCAAGGACCAAATCATATGCaatctcctctccaggagcctCCACACACCTGTACACATACTTGGGCTAAGCAATGGTTTAGGTTTTGGCTGTTGTGTGAATCAGGCCAATGTGAGCCCCCACAAAGAGCAAGGAAAAGACCTTAAGATAAACTCCGGTAAGAACAAtctcctgtgtttctgtgtgctgtttctGTGTTGACACCACAGCTGCATGACTGTCCTCCTTGCCATGTTTAGGATTAGGCTGCAGAAAAACACATCTCTTGTTTGCTCTGCAACCACTAAAATTGCCTTTTAAGATCAGGTAGTCCAACTAGCTGCTCAGTGAATGGGGACTACATGCAACTTGATAGTGTTAAATAACCCCTATTTATTTCTTTTGGGAATATGAGCTACCATGTTGTGAGCTCATTTCCTGTGAGCTAGCTTGCTGCAAACTAGCCTGCCGTGAGCTAGACTGCTGTAAACTAGCTTGATGTGAGCTAGCCTGCAGTGAGCTAGTCCGCCGTGAGCTACTCCGCCGCGAGCTGGTCCGCCGTGAACCTCCATCCTGCGGTGGTGCTGGCTCATAGTCACGTAATCCTGAGTCTTCGATAAACTGAGAATAGGTAAGGGCATCACTTCGTTTTCCAGTTCGCGATTTCTGCTCCAGAAACAAACCCATATTATCTCTGGGGGGCAGAGAGATGCTTCTGACAAAGGGGGGCTCCTCTATTTCCAGCAATTCTCGCACATGCCGTGAAATTTCCTGAAAAGCAAAAGAAAGTTTTAAGAAAACAATCTCCATTAGGAAAGTAAATGTATTAAGTTTTTTGTTCTGCTAAGTTTTCATCTTTGTATCCCATAATAAAACAGCAAGAGAAGGAAGGGACCATGGCTCCGTGATAAAACACATGTTACACATATAGAAGATCCCAGTTTCAATTCTTGGCATCTTCTCTTAAATGTATCCTGTGTAGCAAGCAATGGAGAAAATTTCTCATTGAGAACCAGGAGAGCTGTTATCAGAGTagataatactgggctagatggagaaaTAGTATGACTTAGTATAGGAGAGCTTCCTAAGATGAATATGTgtggataaaaaaaaatgcaatttcagTTAGCTGAAGCAGTTTCTTTTGATGGTTTCCAAAATTACCATGGCTGCTGCTATTGTATGTTAAGTACAGGAATTTCTAAACACAGGGAGCTATCTAGTATCATATAACAAAGCTTTAGTTCTAGCTATAAGCTTATAATAGCAATAGACAGGGCCCAGCAGCAATAGACAGATTTTACTGATTTAATATTGCAATTCTAAAAACATAAGTAGAGCCCCGCATGGATCAGGCCGAAgtaccatctagtccaacctcctgttctcaggatgtaagaaggcattgctTTCTTTCCTATTCTGCAATCActacatgcagcactgtttctgttctgccacagttcatcttctgccaaaaaatTATATTATTCAGCTCTCTCTCCACTGTGGCAAAATCTACCATGGAAGCACCCAGTGTATAATAAAACAGAAGTAACCTGAGAAAAGTCTAGTCTCTACAAAAGTGCAtattgctatacagtggtgcctcgcaagacgaaattaattcgttccacaagacttttcgtcttttcgtcttgcggaaatttcgtcttccgaggcaccgtttcccataggaacgcattaaaatttaattaatgttttcctatgggggaaaagtccgggggcgccccttccgaccggcaccggagccgcgccgcattttaaggctgcagtgagctaatagcagacatgcgcagtcgacccaagatggcggacgcgatcggacggcaccccttccaaccagagcc from Lacerta agilis isolate rLacAgi1 chromosome 1, rLacAgi1.pri, whole genome shotgun sequence includes these protein-coding regions:
- the NOXRED1 gene encoding LOW QUALITY PROTEIN: NADP-dependent oxidoreductase domain-containing protein 1 (The sequence of the model RefSeq protein was modified relative to this genomic sequence to represent the inferred CDS: substituted 1 base at 1 genomic stop codon) — translated: MATCTVVDFTLAERVVTTEQLEMDDRSATIAAAAHHRRFLIKLKMDDIMVNLKTFQPEYGTGIHEPLMSLRCRAKGLTVTACAHALFFCRLLQATRXSKEQKSFLKNVLEGDSQGLKLGIIGGGHIGKQLARTMLHLGGMSGKNIQISTRRPETLGEFETLGVTCFYDNRKLVGWADAVFLCCLPSHLPHICAEIQDALTKCCIVYSLVTAFPLPRLKQLLYSNNILRPQYKFVESGLFQMWEASRTVVEALKDPAVIQATCPCNPNAEIVVNTKWLVAVFYAALNSYTWQCVPYMRALFFLNEACFPAKASTTSLDNKMESSELVCENFINQAFASTLECSNTFPLFDLTAVQQRDSPFSQFIESTTSFQKVALLYHNLIAELSTNIEDSTSTVSKKTSLSAVLLNPTKTLIHGIDGTFISKVEEGSSSDSEET